One genomic window of Syntrophales bacterium includes the following:
- the gvpO gene encoding gas vesicle protein GvpO, protein MALSIREVIEKARSELSLLTALEIGSTLGAARDSDGWLVSIEVIEKHSLPDGMDILATYETKLDPEGNMLEFKRIRMRKRIDTEDVGD, encoded by the coding sequence ATGGCTCTAAGTATAAGAGAAGTGATAGAAAAGGCGCGGTCGGAATTAAGTTTGCTTACCGCTTTAGAGATTGGATCAACCCTGGGAGCAGCCAGAGATAGTGATGGATGGCTGGTGAGTATAGAGGTCATCGAAAAGCACTCCCTTCCTGACGGTATGGATATTCTGGCCACATACGAAACCAAACTCGATCCTGAAGGAAATATGTTGGAATTTAAGCGAATCAGGATGCGCAAGCGAATCGATACAGAAGACGTAGGAGACTAA
- a CDS encoding GvpL/GvpF family gas vesicle protein, with translation MTQDGKFIYGFTNSDEWKTFGPIGIEQGDVCFFPYKDVAAVVSDLPLIQFDSLPRETLLRNLAIYQAVIEKVMKSHHIIPMKFGTVVQGEEDLKKMLAKSYGRLVTSIKEMENKIELDVAALWSNFDSILREIGEKEEIKRLKEEALTKPPEQVFEIKVQLGKLVKDTLDKKREQCASQLSDVLKKDAANYRSHAVMDDSMIMNTAFLIDKDRQETFETKVDQLDKQYNGGINFRIVGPLPPYSFTTLEMKTVEFGEVNEAREMLGLGEEATISEIKSAYREMSKRFHPDKYPGDLEAQKRFEKMTKAYQMLSDYCQDAQCSFKEADVRDWIDVRKSVVSGQ, from the coding sequence ATGACGCAAGATGGAAAATTCATTTACGGATTTACAAATAGCGATGAATGGAAAACATTCGGTCCCATAGGCATTGAACAGGGAGATGTTTGCTTTTTCCCCTATAAAGATGTCGCTGCTGTGGTTAGCGATTTGCCGCTTATACAATTTGATTCTCTACCCAGAGAAACTCTCCTCCGCAATCTGGCTATTTATCAAGCTGTTATCGAAAAGGTGATGAAAAGTCATCACATTATCCCGATGAAATTCGGAACCGTGGTTCAAGGAGAGGAAGATCTTAAGAAAATGCTGGCAAAGAGTTATGGCCGGCTCGTTACGAGTATTAAGGAGATGGAGAACAAAATAGAACTCGATGTGGCAGCACTATGGAGCAACTTTGATTCAATTTTAAGGGAAATAGGTGAAAAAGAGGAAATTAAGAGACTCAAAGAAGAGGCACTAACAAAACCTCCTGAACAGGTTTTTGAAATAAAGGTACAACTGGGAAAATTAGTTAAGGACACGTTGGATAAAAAGAGAGAACAATGTGCTTCTCAGTTATCGGATGTCCTGAAGAAGGATGCAGCAAATTATCGTTCCCACGCTGTCATGGATGACTCTATGATAATGAACACAGCCTTCCTGATAGATAAGGATAGACAGGAGACCTTTGAGACAAAGGTAGATCAACTGGATAAGCAATACAACGGCGGAATCAATTTTCGAATCGTTGGCCCCCTTCCCCCTTACAGCTTTACTACCCTGGAGATGAAAACGGTGGAATTCGGGGAGGTAAACGAGGCGAGAGAGATGTTGGGTTTAGGCGAAGAAGCGACGATTTCGGAAATCAAGAGTGCCTACAGGGAAATGAGCAAGAGATTTCATCCCGATAAATATCCTGGCGATCTGGAAGCACAAAAACGGTTTGAGAAAATGACTAAGGCCTATCAGATGCTCAGCGATTATTGCCAGGATGCCCAATGTTCCTTTAAAGAAGCGGATGTCAGGGACTGGATAGATGTCAGGAAATCAGTGGTCAGTGGTCAGTAG
- a CDS encoding gas vesicle protein GvpG — protein MINDDNKHNKDKVPFQKGRFPLISSVIGLVSGIPRITLPRFLGLMPSWGWSKSMKRRKSLRPVEKGLLGTILKAPVTILLSPLTGVAKLAGRMGAIAEEEMDQEANLKDALLELQMRREMGEMTEEEYKEKAGDLQKELDELVEEKKEE, from the coding sequence ATGATCAATGATGATAATAAGCATAATAAGGATAAGGTTCCCTTTCAAAAAGGAAGATTTCCGCTTATCAGCAGCGTTATCGGCCTGGTCAGCGGGATTCCCCGGATAACCCTGCCCCGGTTCTTGGGGTTGATGCCTTCCTGGGGTTGGAGCAAAAGCATGAAGCGCAGGAAAAGCCTCCGTCCGGTGGAAAAAGGGCTGCTTGGCACGATCCTGAAAGCCCCTGTCACCATTCTTCTAAGCCCGCTGACCGGGGTAGCGAAACTGGCCGGAAGGATGGGCGCTATTGCCGAGGAGGAGATGGATCAGGAAGCCAACCTCAAGGATGCTCTCCTGGAGCTGCAAATGCGCCGGGAAATGGGGGAGATGACAGAGGAAGAGTACAAAGAAAAGGCTGGGGATTTACAAAAAGAGCTGGATGAACTGGTAGAAGAAAAAAAGGAGGAGTGA
- a CDS encoding gas vesicle protein GvpG, whose protein sequence is MAFIVDDILFAPIKVPVWIAKKLSESAEKEKTDDSRIYEDLLNLQMRYELGEVGDEEFDRQETRLMEKLEEIRKYKEGD, encoded by the coding sequence ATGGCATTTATAGTGGACGACATCCTTTTTGCTCCCATCAAGGTTCCGGTATGGATTGCAAAAAAACTATCCGAATCCGCTGAGAAAGAGAAGACTGATGATTCCAGGATCTACGAAGACTTGTTGAATCTTCAGATGCGCTATGAGTTGGGAGAAGTTGGCGACGAAGAGTTCGACAGACAAGAGACCCGGCTGATGGAAAAGCTTGAGGAAATCAGGAAATATAAGGAAGGGGATTAA
- a CDS encoding CDC48 family AAA ATPase codes for MKPQKKNIENKPLTLKVAEASSKDVSRGIVRLDPACFKKIGVEVGDVVTLKGKRETVAKVMPAYMEDRGKDLIRMDGITRENAGIGIDEKIAITKSDFKPAQKIVVTPLTSMRSYDARYIGSLLEGLPLLEGDMVRARLIGTRTQDFKVVSTKPAGVVIINPKTVMRIQEKKGVGEAVTRISYEDIGGLGKEIGRIREMIELPLKYPQVFERLGIDPPKGVLLHGPPGCGKTLIAKAVANETDAYFSHISGPEIMHKYYGESEAHLRRIFEDAAAHAPSIIFLDEIDSVAPKREELGGEKQVEKRIVAQLLALMDGLSSRGQVIVIGATNIPNVLDPALRRPGRFDREIEISIPDKNGRLEILNVHTRGMPLAEDVDLVRISEITHGFVGADLQALSREAAMVTLRELFPIIDFQMEEIPYETLMKLQVTMDDFMEALKEVEPSAIREVFTEIPNVKWSDVGGLAEAKRVLKETIEWPLKYDKLFEHAKTSPSKGILLYGPPGTGKTLLAKAVASESEVNFISIKGPEILSKWVGESEKGVREVFKKAKQASPCIIFFDEIDSVVPRRGSEAASHVVDRVISQFLTELDGIEELKGIVVLAATNRLDIIDPALLRAGRFDFHLELPVPDEETRLEIFKVHTRGKPLNSNVDLKSLVAATEGLVGADIELICRKASLSAIREFIESGGEDYSKFRVSALHFQEALKERPKQLNIEDQSN; via the coding sequence ATGAAACCTCAAAAAAAGAATATTGAGAATAAACCCCTCACCCTCAAAGTAGCAGAGGCTTCATCCAAGGATGTAAGCCGCGGCATTGTCCGCCTGGACCCTGCCTGTTTCAAGAAAATCGGGGTTGAAGTGGGAGATGTGGTAACCCTCAAGGGAAAAAGGGAAACCGTGGCCAAGGTTATGCCTGCCTATATGGAGGACCGAGGCAAAGACCTGATTCGCATGGATGGAATTACCCGCGAAAATGCCGGTATTGGTATTGACGAAAAAATTGCCATCACAAAGTCTGACTTTAAACCGGCCCAAAAGATTGTTGTTACACCTTTGACAAGTATGCGTTCCTATGATGCCCGCTATATCGGAAGCCTCCTTGAGGGTTTGCCGCTATTAGAGGGTGACATGGTAAGAGCAAGACTTATCGGAACCCGCACCCAGGACTTTAAAGTTGTGTCCACCAAGCCCGCAGGCGTGGTGATAATCAACCCCAAGACCGTTATGAGGATTCAGGAGAAGAAGGGTGTTGGTGAGGCCGTGACCAGGATATCCTATGAAGATATCGGGGGGCTGGGCAAGGAAATCGGGCGGATTCGAGAGATGATCGAGCTGCCGCTGAAATATCCCCAGGTTTTTGAAAGATTAGGCATTGATCCCCCCAAAGGTGTGCTTTTACACGGCCCTCCCGGATGCGGGAAAACTCTCATTGCCAAGGCTGTAGCCAATGAGACCGATGCCTACTTCAGCCATATCAGCGGTCCTGAGATCATGCACAAGTACTATGGTGAAAGCGAGGCCCATCTCAGGCGAATATTTGAAGATGCCGCCGCACATGCTCCAAGCATTATCTTTTTGGACGAGATCGACTCCGTCGCGCCCAAGCGAGAGGAGCTGGGTGGTGAGAAACAGGTAGAAAAACGGATTGTAGCTCAGCTTCTGGCCCTGATGGACGGACTTTCTTCCAGGGGGCAGGTTATCGTCATCGGTGCCACCAACATTCCCAATGTCCTTGATCCGGCCTTGAGAAGACCGGGACGTTTTGACCGTGAGATAGAAATCAGCATACCGGACAAAAACGGCCGTCTTGAGATCCTCAACGTCCATACCCGGGGCATGCCTCTGGCTGAGGACGTGGACTTGGTGCGTATATCCGAGATTACTCATGGGTTTGTCGGCGCTGATCTGCAAGCGCTTTCCCGGGAAGCGGCGATGGTCACCCTCAGAGAGCTCTTCCCCATTATTGACTTCCAGATGGAAGAGATCCCTTACGAGACCCTGATGAAACTTCAGGTGACTATGGATGATTTCATGGAAGCCCTTAAGGAAGTGGAGCCTTCAGCTATAAGGGAAGTGTTTACCGAAATTCCCAATGTAAAGTGGAGCGATGTCGGCGGGCTCGCCGAAGCAAAAAGAGTTCTTAAGGAAACCATCGAATGGCCCCTGAAATATGATAAGTTGTTTGAACATGCGAAAACCAGTCCTTCCAAAGGCATATTGCTCTATGGTCCACCCGGAACAGGGAAGACCCTGCTTGCCAAGGCAGTTGCTTCTGAGTCAGAGGTAAATTTTATTTCAATCAAAGGCCCGGAGATACTCTCCAAGTGGGTTGGAGAAAGCGAAAAAGGCGTTCGTGAGGTTTTCAAGAAAGCAAAGCAGGCTTCTCCATGTATCATATTTTTCGATGAAATAGACAGCGTGGTTCCCAGGCGCGGTTCGGAAGCCGCATCCCATGTGGTTGACCGCGTCATCAGCCAGTTCCTGACCGAGCTGGACGGCATCGAGGAACTCAAGGGGATTGTAGTTCTGGCAGCCACCAACAGGCTGGACATTATTGATCCTGCTTTGCTAAGGGCAGGCAGATTCGATTTTCATCTTGAGCTTCCTGTCCCGGACGAAGAGACAAGATTGGAGATATTTAAAGTCCATACAAGAGGGAAACCTTTGAATTCAAATGTTGATCTTAAATCTCTGGTTGCTGCCACGGAAGGCCTTGTAGGGGCTGACATAGAGTTAATATGCAGGAAAGCCTCTCTGTCGGCTATAAGGGAGTTTATAGAATCGGGAGGTGAGGATTACTCAAAGTTTCGGGTTTCCGCTCTGCACTTTCAGGAAGCATTGAAGGAAAGACCAAAACAATTGAATATTGAAGACCAAAGCAATTGA